The following coding sequences are from one Bacteroidota bacterium window:
- the ftcD gene encoding glutamate formimidoyltransferase — MKKLIECVPNFSEGRDMNIIHQISKAIESVDGIRLLNVDPGKSTNRTVITFAGDENQVVEAAFQAISKAAELIDMRKHSGEHPRFGATDVCPFIPIANATMDDCIACARKLGERVGKELRIPVYLYEYAANNPVRKNLANIRAGEYEGISKKIAEPEWKPDFGPTQWNEKCGNIAIGARDFLVAYNVNLNTTSVRRANSVAFDVREAGRKIKNDKGVEITQSGICKAVKGIGWYIPEYGISQVSMNLTNINITPVHIAFDACVQSAHNRGMRVTGSELVGLIPLQAMLDAGKYFLIKQNRSAGVSVEELIKIAVKSLGLDELGPFNPRKRIVEYLLEEENPPQLINKTLKDFADETASESPAGGGSVAAYVGVLGISLGTMVANLSSHKKGWDDRWKEFSDVAERGQKIKDRLLQLVDEDTSSFNKIMEAYCLPKSSEKEKELRREAIQLATKTAIEVPFEVMTLCLESFEIIKAMAEKGNPNSVSDAGVGALCVRAAIYGAFLNIKINASGYEDKDYVAKN; from the coding sequence ATGAAGAAATTGATTGAATGTGTACCTAATTTCAGTGAAGGGAGAGATATGAATATCATTCATCAGATTTCAAAAGCCATTGAATCAGTTGATGGTATCCGACTATTAAATGTGGATCCGGGTAAAAGCACTAATAGGACAGTTATAACTTTTGCAGGGGATGAAAATCAGGTAGTTGAAGCTGCATTTCAAGCTATCAGCAAAGCAGCTGAGTTGATTGACATGAGAAAGCACAGCGGCGAGCATCCCCGATTTGGCGCTACGGATGTATGTCCATTTATTCCGATTGCAAATGCTACGATGGATGACTGTATCGCCTGTGCTCGAAAGTTAGGCGAGCGGGTCGGGAAAGAATTGCGAATCCCAGTTTATTTATACGAGTATGCAGCTAATAATCCCGTTCGCAAAAATTTGGCAAACATCAGAGCGGGCGAATATGAAGGTATCTCTAAGAAAATAGCAGAACCTGAATGGAAGCCGGACTTTGGCCCAACCCAATGGAATGAAAAATGCGGCAATATAGCTATTGGCGCCCGTGATTTCCTAGTGGCATATAATGTTAACCTCAATACTACATCGGTTCGTCGCGCTAACTCAGTTGCTTTTGATGTACGCGAAGCGGGTAGAAAGATAAAGAATGATAAAGGAGTTGAAATAACGCAATCGGGTATTTGTAAGGCTGTTAAGGGAATAGGTTGGTATATCCCGGAGTATGGCATTTCACAAGTTTCCATGAACCTTACGAATATCAATATTACACCTGTTCATATCGCCTTTGATGCTTGTGTGCAGAGCGCTCATAATCGAGGAATGAGAGTTACGGGTAGCGAGTTGGTTGGTCTCATTCCTCTTCAGGCAATGTTGGATGCCGGCAAATATTTTTTGATTAAACAAAACCGTTCGGCCGGAGTCAGCGTAGAAGAATTGATTAAAATAGCAGTTAAAAGTCTGGGACTAGATGAACTAGGCCCATTTAATCCTCGAAAGAGAATTGTAGAATACCTATTGGAAGAAGAAAACCCACCCCAATTGATAAACAAAACGCTAAAGGATTTTGCGGATGAAACCGCTTCTGAATCTCCGGCGGGAGGTGGGTCGGTAGCTGCATACGTTGGAGTTTTGGGGATTTCTTTGGGAACCATGGTCGCGAATCTTTCTTCACATAAAAAGGGATGGGATGACCGATGGAAAGAGTTTTCTGATGTGGCTGAACGGGGTCAGAAAATAAAAGATCGGCTGTTGCAATTAGTAGATGAAGACACCAGTTCATTCAATAAGATAATGGAGGCATACTGTTTGCCAAAATCTTCAGAAAAAGAGAAGGAATTAAGAAGAGAGGCTATACAATTAGCTACCAAGACCGCCATCGAAGTGCCCTTTGAAGTAATGACACTCTGCCTTGAATCTTTTGAGATAATTAAAGCAATGGCCGAAAAAGGAAATCCAAATTCAGTTTCAGATGCAGGTGTAGGAGCTTTATGTGTCCGTGCGGCAATCTATGGAGCTTTTCTAAACATCAAAATCAATGCTTCTGGATATGAAGACAAAGATTATGTGGCAAAAAATTAA
- a CDS encoding ABC transporter ATP-binding protein, translating into MIEIHNIRKEYIMGLQKIAALRDVSLSIERNEYVALMGPSGSGKSTLMNILGCLDSPTSGSYKLNNTQVSEMSEDELARVRNKEIGFVFQTFNLLPRLSSLENVALPLVYAGMSKNKRIARAEEVMEMVGLKDRMTHKPNELSGGQRQRVAIARAVVNNPSIILADEPTGNLDTKTSYEIMEIFEAINKGGNTVILVTHEDDIAKNARRIIRLRDGLVESDVINESLKLSPV; encoded by the coding sequence ATCATTGAAATCCATAACATCCGCAAGGAATACATAATGGGATTACAGAAAATCGCTGCTCTTCGGGATGTATCGCTTTCGATTGAGCGCAACGAATATGTAGCTTTGATGGGACCATCCGGCTCGGGCAAATCTACCCTGATGAATATTTTAGGTTGTCTTGATTCTCCAACTTCCGGTTCGTACAAACTCAACAATACACAGGTATCCGAAATGAGTGAAGATGAACTGGCTCGGGTGCGCAATAAGGAAATCGGCTTTGTATTTCAAACTTTCAACCTCCTCCCCCGCCTTTCGTCTTTGGAAAACGTTGCCCTTCCTTTGGTCTATGCCGGAATGAGCAAAAATAAACGTATCGCGCGCGCCGAAGAAGTGATGGAAATGGTGGGTCTAAAAGACCGGATGACTCATAAACCCAATGAACTATCAGGAGGACAGCGTCAAAGAGTGGCCATTGCCCGCGCGGTGGTCAATAATCCATCCATTATTCTCGCTGATGAACCAACCGGTAATCTTGACACCAAAACTTCTTACGAAATCATGGAGATTTTTGAAGCGATAAACAAAGGAGGCAACACCGTAATATTAGTAACTCACGAAGACGATATAGCCAAGAACGCACGTCGTATCATCCGTTTAAGAGATGGATTGGTAGAATCGGATGTGATAAATGAATCTCTTAAATTAAGTCCAGTTTAG